From the Hemicordylus capensis ecotype Gifberg chromosome 1, rHemCap1.1.pri, whole genome shotgun sequence genome, the window AcaggattccatagattatgtaGATTAATTCGGCCCACTGTTTTAAGAACTAACTTCCAAATTCCTTATGTAGATTATTTATGTAGATTAATTCGGCCCACTGTTTTAAGAACTAACTTCCAAATTCCTTAAGACTAATAATTTCTCCCCTAGAAACCTAGAACAGAAGCGAGAGCCTTTAGGGTGATAGTGATCATGCAAGTATCGTTTCCAACTAGAAAGAGAagttaataggaacataggaagttgccaatgctcttcccacagcagctccatgCTCTGACTTTGTGAAaatgagatttattttattttaacattctcATTTGTGAAAATGAGATTTATTATAAGAAAGTTGTCCACGCCAGTGCCAGTAACGTCATTACCCCCATATTGCAGATTGGGAGGCTGTGGTTGAGAAAGAGTGTTTTAGGATAGGTAAAGctgtgccttcgagttggtgccgactcctggccaCCATAAAGCTCCAGATTCAAGCGAGCCAGCTTCTCTTGCATTCCTCGTACATGTTCCATTTGCTCAATGGAACATTCATTACCTGCTTGACTAAcatactaacaagcagaaggtagatgatgaaaggcatcatctcaaactaagcgggaggaggcaatggtaaacccctcctgtattctaccatggaaaaccacagggctctgtgggcgccaggagtcaaaattgacttgacggcacactttactttacttactgttAACATTGCAGCTTGAGGTGTGAGTCGGAGGCTGATTTGGATTTCTAGCCAAACATCCTCCAATGAAAACATACTTCACAGCAAAGTTTCTtctaaactagctgggctgggcgcagagcatctgtgcctctggccagctcacccaccaccactgtccccactaccaccaccacataggcatggccagctttctggctggctggccggccgctctccctccccttcccccgcttctccccccccccacacacacacactttctgggtTGCAGGCAGACTGaaaagctggcccgccacctccttccACCCCTTCGTCCTGGCAGCCAGCCCAGGACGGCCTGCCaccttctcctgcctcctcctcccggcaggtggctgggccaggccagccgCCCCCCGCTGCCTTTTcctcccggcggccaggccaagccggcctgccaccacctcctctgacCAGCTGGCAGCTGGGCTAGGCCAGCCTGTGCCATCACCAATGTCTCCCATTCCCTTCGCTATCCCCAGGTAtttgctctcgcgagagctgcgacacatgggattagtgacggtaGATTttaagagaattagatagatagatagttgccTTTGAGTCCCTCTGAGCTCAAATCGAGCgttcatttgcatgcagaagtcttgACTACATAGAGACGAGACACGATGAGCTTTTAATTGTTGAAGCGCTTTTCTAAAATACTACCTTTAAAATGAAATGGAACTATGTTAGAAAGAAGAGGAACTTTTATCTTTGCTGCTACTTTTTTTGAGCGAGGTGTGAGTGAGGCAGGAGACGCGTTGCGACTCAGCTGCAGTTACACTAAAATCTGAGATTTCTCCCTTGTTTTCCGAAAGCATTTCTTCTACCCCGACAGACGAACAATTCTTTCGTCAAGGAACCCGGAAGTCAGATCTTCTGCTTGAGTCTCTATATAAAGTCTATGCTTGATTCATCCTCCCACTTGCCTGGCTTCCTATGCTTCTCTCCAATCGTCCCCCGCCTTGCCGCAATGGATTTTGGGAGTTCTATTTCCCTTgttttgattaagtgccgtcaagccgATGCCgactcttagtgactacatagatagattctcttcggGATAATCTGTTTTCAACTCGACTTTTTAGATCTCTTAGCACTACGATTCCCACAATGCAAAACAACTTCCCGCCTATCACGTGATATGGACACGCTCTCATGTCATGCAGATTTCACAGTATCATGTGATGAGGCGACGTCTTAGTTCCGTAAACACTAGTTTGCGCTTGTGCAAGTCAGAGAAATGCGAAGCGACAGGTAAGGGTAAGTTGGCAAGAAAGTGATCGAGATCTCCGTTGGTTTCTCAGTCAGATTTTATTTGGGAAGAATGCCAGGGGTGCGGCATAGTTCCAGTTCTCCTTCCATTACTGTAAGTGCTAATCAAATAACTATACTACGTCAGGAAATCAGCATTTACTTTTAGAAACAGCGGAGAAAGTTTGAATGTTCTCTGTTTTTCATCCGATGTATCAGCCATATTCTTAAAGGAAATAATGCTGTCTTTTCTAGCAAAATATCGGTTTTAGATTAGATACAATGTCTTGGCAAAAATACAGTAGTCTTTATGGCTAATTCTTTTGTGGCTTTCAGCCTTATCCTTTTAGATTTATAGTACTAGCAAACTAGCCTTCATCACACTTTAATAGCTCACTGCTGTCATTTTCTCAAATCTTTATTTGCAACAATGGCTTTTGAAATGAATATTGGTAAGAATGGAATCTTTTTCTCACAGTATTGCGATATCTCACAATGCTAATAGGGTATCATGGATCCTGTTAGTCCTCATGGCAAACTTTAGAAAAATAGCAATGTTAGTTTGTAGCAAAAGCATGCATGAGTCTGATATCTCCTTAAAGAACAAAAAGTtcattgtggcataagcttttgtggactagaacCCATTTGTCAGATACATAGGGTAGTCTGGAAAACTATTAGGCACAGTGAGAGTGTTGTTAGTCACTTGACATTTTACCTTTTTTATGGCCCTTTTGCTTTTTCTGTAATGCTAATGTGCAGCCTGATGTAGGTTTACTCTGAATTAATTTTagttgagttcagtggggcttactcctggGTGAGTGTCGCATCTTAAACCGCCTGTTAAGAGATACAGTGTTagcatatttacttacttatacgTCCTTTATCTGAGTCTTCCAAggccagagtacatggttatgtttatcctcacaactaccccgtgaggtaggttaggctgagagataagtgactggcccagagttatgcAGTGAGCTCCTTGTGAAATCCATCCTGTTATTAATATCTGAGGTTTTCATCTTTGAAGATTTTTGCTTCAGAATTGTGTGTGCTATTAAGCACTGAAAAATTGACATATCTTCAACTATAATGCAACTGAAAAATTGACACATCTTCAACTATAATGCAACTTCAACTATAATGCATCACTAAGCattttctgatttaaaaattaTGGCTGATATGCTGtcaatatatatgtgtgtgtgtgtgtgttcaacttCCACTAAATCATTAAAAGGCTCAACTGCCCAAAGGCTACAGCCAATTTGCAAGTTCTGTATACAACAGCTTGGGAGCAAGTCCCCTTGAATGTTGTGGATTACTTTCAGGTTAATGGACATAGAGTTGAGGTTAATGTGGCAACTGATCAAGCAGGctttgtgttgggaattctctctggtaggagaaaccctttttcattatagcagagtgcacagaggcacaacacagccgaatttagttaggcatgcgtgtatgctgagagtaaagttacttggagccagttcaaagtttcaaatcaatatatatggcatttattaaagaactccattctaggtaggaaagtgaggagttaggatctctaatctagctagctagctggatgcagatggattctgcatctctgcacacatggtgcagggagagaggagagcttgcatgttgcaaggtagtaggaacaggaagagaagggagaggaagtgcgaaggaaggaagtgtccctgagtgtagcaatctacattccaaagagatagtgtcagagcagtagagaagggatgaccaatgtcttgaccctctagccctctgactcactagtctgtcctccactgtctttgagacaagagacagcgcaaagtccttcacttccaacactttggCACAAGTTGCTATGAAGTGGGCTTAAAGTATTCCTGCCATTTTTCAATCAATCATGTTTTTCATTCACTATTTAGATGTATATCCTGATTCCAAACTTGGAGCAGCtcacaaatatattttaaaaaattaaaattcatcTACCATGTTACTTAGACAAAATAATATTAACAAAACATTCCTTTTTGTTGGCACAGACAATTATTGAATCTTTTTCTCTCCATATTATAGAAAGGTATTAGCTATAGTAGCAACAAATAATCTCTGGAAATGGAAGAGAGAAAAAACAAGAGGAGGAGTCCAAAATCATCTACTTCTCACGTCTCTCAGGTTGTCCACAATAAGAAAAATTCTGTGCCTGCTAGTAAAAGTACAGCATTTTCAAATCCTGCACCGCAGCCAACTTTACAGAGAACAAAGTTTAAAAAGTAAGTGCTCATATCTTCTGTTGGCAATCAAAGGTGGCCATTGAAGTACTGTTCACTAACCTTAGAGTTTTAAAGTAGGAAGAAAATGCTAAGAGATGATTCTGTGATTATCCATACTAGTGCAATTATACTGAAGCCAATATAATTGGTGGGGGTCAAGTGAAGAGGTCATCAAAAACATGTTATTTATATGTTTATCTGTTGTCATTCTGTAGCAAAGAACCCAAGATTATATACAAGCTTTTAATGTTAAACAATAGCAGAACAAAAAGAGGAATAGGATTAGTAACACTAAAGCAGGATAATACTActgtattaattttaaaatgcctcaGTAAGTAGAAAAATCTTAAATCTGCAACTAAACTCAATTAAAGAGATTAATAATTACAAAAGGCAGTAGTCCCTGACCCCCAACTAATTCTGTATATGTTATGATTAAATCCATATGATTGCTCATGATTAAATCTCTTATATTCATTCACAGGTTGATTAAATTGCAGCTGTGTGTTTTAAAATTCTTGAGGTCTGAAGAAATggattgtttaatttttttatcaTACACATAGTAGTTTGGGTAGTATTTCTCAATGAGattattaaaaaaatgaaatgcatCTATTAAGTAAGGGTTTTGAACATATTTCAATGAATGCCTGTCATTGAAGTGGTATCTCCACTTAGTGATTGGGAAAGATCCTTTCTTGGCCACAAGCTCTCTTTCTTCATTATACCAAGTAAAACATTATTTTCTCTTGGTAATGGAAACCAACATCTGGACAAGCTGTTTGCATCATCTGATTGTCCTATCACTGGCTTCATCATTTAATCTATGTACCATTAAAGAGAACACTAGTTTTGCTTATAACATGATGGAGTTAACATACATGTTGTTTTGCCCCATCATGGCTTTCTTTCTAAGGCCTGTCATTATGATGTTCATTCAAATTAacttgaggccagagtgtggctgtCTAATCTTAACCTCTTTTGCTTAACTATCCCTCAACCCTCGGGGCTTAGGTCCTCTGAAAATAGGATAATTTTCAGTCTTCCTGGAAAAGGGTCTTCtctctcctacttgctatgggctgtgacCAGGCAAAAGCAGTCATAAAACCGAGGATAATGCACACGGAGCACCAAGCTGACCTAGGCAGGAttccatccttcctgtcctcGGAAAGGCTCAGTTATTGTGCTTCCCCTGCCAtgtacctgtcacagctagaaatcccaagccaccGAAGGTATTATACCCTCGCctttgtcatgcccttccctctgctgtactggaaggcaaattcagaaagatcccaattgcagaTAGACTTCGTCCCTGTggcactggggaggtagaaatgACACAACATGTACTCATTTTTTGCCCCTCTTACAGAGACATTTGGAATAAGCTCATATTTCCCTTATTTCACAAGTACCCTAGCTGCTCAAACCATGTCTATATCTGGCTGCTACTGTCTTCATATACTCTATTTTAACCACTGCTTTTGCATTTTAAACATTCCACTTTTTATATTCCCAGAATTTAGGAATTTTATAGCTATCCTCTTTTCTTTAAGATTAgccttttaatattattattagcatttctATTTAGGTGTCATACTTTGTATACTCTATTTTAACCactgttttgtattttatattatagCTTTATAGTATTAGAGTAGAAATTTAAAAGAATGTTGTTTTTATGGTTTCATAATTTATTTTAACCATGCTCTACtgctctatcttatgctggtctgtgactgtaataaagatgatgataatgatgattcaAATTAACAGCAAGACTGAAAACAGAAAATGGACTTCATCATAGTTGaaaattctattctattctcAGAGGCACAAAAGAAAAAGCCAAACCACCAGGAACAGAAAGCAAAGGGGCACAGGCTGCTCCAATCCAGCACTCATTTCTCACAGATGTCTCAGATGTTCAAGAAATGGAGAAAGGACTTCTGAGTCTTCTGAATGATTTCCACTCTGGCAAACTTCAAGCATTTGGTAATTTTTTCTGTCAcctgccctttcccccacccaaacAAATATTTCTTCTCAGTATAGATATTTCTTGCACGAATGATAAGAATATGATACAGTTTAAAGAGCTGTCCTCTGTCAAACGTTGATGTCACCAGTATGAGGTTGCAGATATTTTACTAAATTCCTCTCTTAAGGCAGAATGGGGAGTTTCTGCTGTAGGGGTCATGGTAGTACTGGCAGATGCAGCATAGATCTATAACAACCTAGCAATCTTTTTTTCTAGCATAAAGCTTCTCCAGACATTCAGAATGTGGCTTAGTCCATCTCTATACCTTTGCTGTGTTCCTTTCAGTGTTCACTTTGCCTCTTAAAAGACTGGGTACCTGTATCTTAACTtcccagagagagagaacagcttGAATTGGGGTGTTCTTCCGTGAGGAAAGAACTACTGGAGGGAAAGGGTTATGaactgcaccctcccccacacaaGAAGTCCCAGTGGGTCTTCTGTTTAAGATTATAGCCTCTGCAGCTGCATTGAAAACAAAATTTGGATAGGAGAGAACTATATCTGACTCAGCATGTGTGACTCAACTTAGCTGTTAGATGCCGTCTTGTCATTGTTTAGTTCCTGTTAAACGATCCTACAAGAcagattggacaaattcatggatgacagctATACTGTCATCCATGAATATGGATGACAATATAGCTGTCATATGGCTATGAGTCTTGATGGTCAGGGTCAGTAATGCCTTTCAATATCATTTTAAtcggaacaacagcaggagatgggATATCACCATCTCTTTGTGGGCTTTGCAAAGGCTTatgattggctgctgtgggaaCT encodes:
- the CCDC28A gene encoding coiled-coil domain-containing protein 28A, with protein sequence MEERKNKRRSPKSSTSHVSQVVHNKKNSVPASKSTAFSNPAPQPTLQRTKFKKGTKEKAKPPGTESKGAQAAPIQHSFLTDVSDVQEMEKGLLSLLNDFHSGKLQAFGNECSIEQMEHVRGMQEKLARLNLELYGELEELPEDKRKLASDSNLDRLLSDLEELNSSIQKLHLADAQDVPNTSTS